The following are encoded together in the Lathyrus oleraceus cultivar Zhongwan6 chromosome 3, CAAS_Psat_ZW6_1.0, whole genome shotgun sequence genome:
- the LOC127130909 gene encoding uncharacterized protein LOC127130909, producing the protein MESSKRNIYSFKFKDPNLKNLRNLVSQMHPVYRINFGKNYGNLLSILNQQVDHTVLITLAQFYDLPLRCFTFQDFQLAPTLEEFKRLIRIPMKNKPLFKGIDESLPLEVIASALHMDEKEAEANLETKGNTKGFSLCFLLERAHTLLKAKSWDACYSAIALAIYGVVLFPNMIGFVDMTAICVFLTGNPVPTLLADVYYYISHRYTKNKGLIACCDPLLYQWFLEHLPKTDAWVEQIDISWPPRLGSLRSEDISWYSKEYINMNIIFSCGDFPNLPLIGTQGCVNANPVVSLRQLGYPMEGPPEEIFLES; encoded by the coding sequence atggaatcaagcaaaagaaacatttacTCCTTCAAGTTCAAGGATCCCAATCTAAAGAACTTACGTAACTTGGTCTCTCAGATGCACCCAGTATACAGAATCAACTTTGGGAAGAATTATGGCAATTTGCTTAGCATCCTCAATCAACAAGTGGACCATACAGTCTTAATCACTTTAGCCCAATTCTATGACctacctttaagatgcttcacattccaagatTTCCAGCTAGCACCAACGTTGGAAGAATTCAAGCGTCTTATTAGGATTCCTATGAAGAACAAGCCACTATTTAAAGGGATAGATGAATCCTTGCCCCTTGAGGTCATTGCTAGTGCGCTTCACATGGATGAGAAGGAAGCAGAGGCTAACTTAGAGACAAaagggaataccaaaggattttcactatgttttcttttggaaAGAGCTCATACCCTATTGAAGGCAAAAAGTTGGGATGCTTGTTATTCTGCTATTGCATTGGCCATCTATGGCGTCGTCCTGTTCCCGAATATGATTGGTTTCGTAGACATGACTGCCATTTGTGTTTTCCTTACTGGGAACCCAGTACCCACTTTGTTAGCCGATGTCTATTATTACATAAGTCATAGGTATACTAAGAATAAgggattgattgcttgttgtgATCCTTTATTGTATCAGTGGTTTCTAGAACATCTTCCGAAGACAGATGCTTGGGTTGAACAGATAGATATTAGTTGGCCTCCGAGATTGGGATCACTCCGATCTGAAGATATCTCTTGGTACTCCAAAGAATACATCAACATGAATATCATATTCAGTTGTGGAGATTTCCCAAATCTACCACTtattggaactcaaggatgtgtGAATGCTAATCCAGTTGTATCACTCAGACAACTTGGCTACCCAATGGAAGGGCCTCCAGAGGAAATTTTTTTGGAATCCTAG